AGGCCATGACGACCTTGGCGACCATACTCTTCGTTCGCCGGTGAGCGGCCGAAACCATCGCCAGAAACTGCAGCACTCGTTGACGCGACGGGACCTTGTCGTCGTCCTCGACCGAGTCCTTTTCATCGCCGTAGCGAGCTTCCTGGACAACGACCTGGTTGTAGTTCCGAGGATCAAGCCGCGGGTCTTCTGCAGCACCAAACTGAACGCCGGTCAGGTACCATCCTTCCCGCAGCCAGCGCGAATAGACCACTTTTGCTGAAAGAGAACGGATCTTGCCGCCGCTGAGCGAAAGGCTGACCAGAATACCGCAACGCCGGGCAAAATGCTGACGGCTCAAGAAGCTCAAGCCACCCGCGGCAACCTCACGCGTTCTTCCCACGGTGTAGAGCACCGACTCGCCGTCGGGGCCGATAAACCTGACTTCGCACGGGATGCGCGCCGTCTTGCGCACATGGGCCCTCTTCTCAGCCCAGCGGGAGTCCTCGCGGCTCGCCTGTTCATCCACCTCCAGGAGCATCTCCAGGATCTCGGCATCCCGCGCATCCACGGTCGTCTGTATCTGAGTCTCATCCATGGCCCGGGCCAATAGGATCTCGCTTGCAGTCCTGAACCTTTGCTATGATCGGAACAACTTACGCGCTTCGTTGAGCCCACGACCTCGCTCAAGGGCCGCAAGTCAGCCCCACGCCTGAAAAGCGATCTCAAGGCAAATCGGCCGGCCGCCGAAGACGCCTGAATGAACGGTCAACTTCCTGATAACCCGCCTCCGCGTCTTTTTCAGTCCTTCAACCCCTGGCTGCGGGGGGCCCTCAAAGAATAAGAGCGTGGGTCGCGCCCCCCGGCGGAAATCGACGCTTGCCATCAACCCAGCGGCTCGGCCTGCTCATCGGTAACCGGAGACCACCGCCTGCCAGTCGCCCTCAGACAGGACGACAACGGCGAAAGCAACGCTGACGGTACTTCAAGATTCGGCCAGAACATGGGGGGTATTTACCACATCTTCGAAAGCTGACCCCCAGGACACCCGTATGGCTTGTCCGCGCGTCCGATAACACGGCACGGATGACACCGAAAAGGCCGCACAATCTGGGTGACGGGCTTTCAATTTGCCAGCCGCCGGAAGCGTATGTGCCGGAGGGCGCTTCCAGTATCCCAATTGGCAATCCCGAAGGGCCGGGCCGCCTCTTGCTCCCACCAAACGCTGAAGCTGCGACCTTCCCGCTCCAGGCTGATCATGTGCTGATCGTCGATCCAAACGTCGATCTTCTTCGTCGTGACCCGCAAGTGGATGACATACCATCGGTTGCTCTCAAACGACATGCTGTTGGTGGTCATGTTCTCGGCCGCGGGCATGTGGTCGACGTTCGACAACCCTACCACCGAACCACCCCAGCCCCCGATAATCAGCGTGCACGGCTCCTGACCGACCGGAAAAGTCATCCCGCAGAAGAAATCGTGCCCGTCGGTTCGCATGGCCTCCAACCAAACCTCGTAGTTCTCGCTCGGAAAGGCACCATCCCAGCCGATACCCGTCTGCAACTGGCCGCGTTCCATCACGATCGTACCGTTATCCACGCGAACTTCCTTGTGGCCCACAAACGCCTTCTCGGTCAGAACACGCCACCCACTCAGCGTCTTGCCGTCGAAAAGGCTGACCCATTCACCCGGCGCGGCCTCCAGCAGCACCGACGGCCGGGACGCCGCGGGATCCGGGACCGACGGTCGGACACCGGGGGGAACGTTCGCCACGGGCACCTTGTCCACACAACCCGCCGCTGCAAACGCACAAATCGCCGCCAAACCTTTCGTGGAGTATCTCAACGACCAGTTCTCCGCTCACGATGAACCAACGCCGCGATGCATCAACCTCAGACCCTGAGGCGAACCGCCATTTTGCGGGCCGCAATCCAAGCGCACTGCGATCCGGAAACACGCGCGCAACCCACACAGGTTTCCGGCCGTAAGGTTCTATTGCTCCAGGCTCAACAACATGCCCTGACCGGGTGCCAGCCAGTTGTTTTCACCGGCCCAGGGGTGCAGCCCGCCGGAGTAGGAATTGACCTGCATGATCCGACCGGCCTGCTTGAACCTGATCGTGAAACTGGTCGATTTGTGAAGGTCCTTGTTGACCACCATCACGAACGACCGGCCACCCGGGCCCTCAAACTCGCCCACCACGAATCTCCCGCCGCTCACTTCCTGAATGAACTTGCTGCTTGTGAGGTCCTGGCACCCCTTCGGCACGTCGGGATGATGAAAGACATTGACGCTCTTCAGCTTGATGTACGTTGGGGCAAGCTGATGAATCTGCAGATTGACGTTCCGCAGCATGTCCCACGTCGCCGTCTTATGCCCAAACTGATCGATCGGCGCAAGACGGTAGTTGCCCGTGGGCGGGGCGAAGTAGGTGAAATAGCTGATGCCTCGGGCGCCGTAGGCAAGCGTCGTGTAAGCCTGAAACCGCAGGCCGTTTTCGCTCGGCTCGGCGTAGTGGAAGTGCGCGTTCGAGAGAACGATGTTCCAGAACGGCAGGTTGTACTTCTGGGCGATCCTTCGCACCGACTCAAGGTTCTGAAAATAGCCGTCCTTCAACGAACCGTCGTCCATCAGCGCGTAGTGGTCATAGCTGATAAAACCGGGCTTGACGATGGTGACGAACGATTCCACGTACTCGTCGTAGGTATTGACCCCCAACTGGGGGATCGAGGCAACGTTTGGAAAAAGGTTGATGTAACAACGAGCGTCCGGATCGACCTTGCGATAAACGGCCACCCAATTGGCCAAACCGGGAAACGCATGGGCCGTCGGCTCATCGCGCAGGTAATACCCGAACAGGGCCGGATGCTTGCCCACCTGCTTGACCAGCGGTTCGACGCGTCTGGCAATCTCGTCTTCATCCAGTTTGGCCTCGGCATCGCCCACGTGCGT
This genomic window from Phycisphaerae bacterium contains:
- a CDS encoding HEAT repeat domain-containing protein, producing the protein MDETQIQTTVDARDAEILEMLLEVDEQASREDSRWAEKRAHVRKTARIPCEVRFIGPDGESVLYTVGRTREVAAGGLSFLSRQHFARRCGILVSLSLSGGKIRSLSAKVVYSRWLREGWYLTGVQFGAAEDPRLDPRNYNQVVVQEARYGDEKDSVEDDDKVPSRQRVLQFLAMVSAAHRRTKSMVAKVVMASMSSDHVVRRACIPVLQSMAGREGLTCLVSMLRDSNPEIQGEAAEALGMMGHPEALEPLQQLLHHQDDAVAVRAAEALARLGSWSCKHVILRLLILEGPVSRRAARALGLLVGRDFRPNAEGVEQARKYAQEHDL
- a CDS encoding DUF1080 domain-containing protein — translated: MRYSTKGLAAICAFAAAGCVDKVPVANVPPGVRPSVPDPAASRPSVLLEAAPGEWVSLFDGKTLSGWRVLTEKAFVGHKEVRVDNGTIVMERGQLQTGIGWDGAFPSENYEVWLEAMRTDGHDFFCGMTFPVGQEPCTLIIGGWGGSVVGLSNVDHMPAAENMTTNSMSFESNRWYVIHLRVTTKKIDVWIDDQHMISLEREGRSFSVWWEQEAARPFGIANWDTGSALRHIRFRRLAN